One Halolamina litorea genomic window carries:
- the mutL gene encoding DNA mismatch repair endonuclease MutL has protein sequence MGEKRNDGGSADDADDTNATDDGPSIAALDDATVKRIAAGEVVERPASVVKELVENAIDADASRVSVAVDRGGKDGVRVRDDGVGMTAAELDLAVRDHHTSKIGDIGDLEAGVGTLGFRGEALAAIGAVSRTTVRSKPRGGEVGHELTVAGGDIGDPSPAGCPEGTVVEVEDLFYNVPARRKFLKTDATEFDHVNTVVTQYALANPDVAVSLEHDGREVFATDGTGNLRSTVLSTYGREVAESMVDVEWRAEEAGVEADATEIDAPVLSVQGLVSHPETTRAGREYLSTFVNDRYVTASALREAVLDAYGGQLAPDRYPFAVLFVELDPATVDVNVHPRKMEVRFDDEAGVRGAVSEAVEEALLAEGLIRTSAPRGRSQADETPIRPGSETDEVVGGADTAHEEASGVDERRTERRTTTEKRSGLGVPDSGLSDETSPDGATDTAIDDWSDDADPDADDADDEPTSVAASPSTDPPDADDEADDWTVDLSGGSSRSPTGRPSSTRTGDSGGSTPTDDTEADTPGDDGSGPSLSSSPSPSSPSTPEPSRTDESSAPNRERSADRERSFSTATQQALGGGTAEAGGEFDSLPSLRVLGQLHDTYVVAESDDGLVLIDQHAADERVNYERLQRAFADGMASQSLAEPVGLELTAREAELFERYVDALGDIGFEAHRAGDRTVEVTAVPTVFSTTLDPELLRDVLSAFVTQEDGGAPVEDAVDDLLADLACYPSVTGNTSLTEGSVSDLLSALDGCENPYACPHGRPVIVAVSGEEIGDRFERDYPGHGGRRH, from the coding sequence ATGGGTGAGAAGCGGAACGACGGCGGGAGCGCGGACGACGCCGACGACACGAACGCCACGGATGACGGACCGAGCATCGCTGCACTCGACGACGCGACCGTCAAGCGCATCGCCGCCGGCGAAGTCGTCGAACGACCCGCCTCAGTCGTCAAGGAACTGGTCGAGAACGCCATCGACGCCGACGCCTCCCGCGTCAGCGTCGCCGTCGACCGGGGCGGCAAGGACGGGGTCCGCGTGCGCGACGACGGGGTCGGCATGACCGCCGCCGAACTCGATCTGGCGGTCCGGGACCACCACACTTCGAAGATCGGCGACATCGGCGACCTCGAAGCCGGCGTGGGCACGCTCGGCTTCCGCGGCGAGGCGCTGGCGGCCATCGGCGCCGTCTCGCGGACGACGGTCCGGTCGAAGCCCCGCGGCGGCGAGGTGGGCCACGAACTCACCGTCGCCGGCGGCGACATCGGCGACCCCTCGCCCGCTGGCTGTCCCGAGGGAACCGTCGTCGAGGTCGAGGACCTGTTCTACAACGTCCCCGCGCGGCGGAAGTTCCTCAAGACCGACGCCACGGAGTTCGACCACGTCAACACTGTCGTCACGCAGTACGCGCTGGCCAACCCCGACGTCGCCGTCTCGCTCGAACACGACGGCCGCGAGGTGTTCGCCACCGACGGCACCGGGAACCTCCGCTCGACGGTGCTCTCGACGTACGGTCGCGAGGTCGCGGAGTCGATGGTCGACGTGGAGTGGCGCGCCGAGGAGGCCGGAGTGGAGGCGGACGCTACCGAGATCGACGCCCCCGTCCTCTCGGTGCAGGGGCTCGTCTCCCACCCGGAGACCACCCGCGCTGGCCGGGAGTACCTCTCGACGTTCGTCAACGACCGCTACGTCACGGCCTCTGCGCTCCGTGAGGCCGTCCTCGACGCCTACGGCGGGCAGTTGGCGCCGGACCGCTACCCCTTCGCCGTGCTGTTCGTCGAACTCGACCCTGCGACGGTCGACGTGAACGTCCACCCGCGGAAGATGGAGGTCCGATTCGACGACGAGGCGGGCGTGCGCGGGGCCGTCAGCGAGGCAGTTGAGGAGGCGCTACTCGCGGAGGGCCTGATCCGAACCTCGGCCCCCCGCGGGCGCTCACAGGCCGACGAGACACCGATCCGCCCCGGAAGCGAGACCGACGAGGTCGTCGGCGGCGCCGATACCGCTCACGAGGAAGCGAGCGGCGTCGACGAGCGCCGGACGGAGCGGCGAACGACGACGGAGAAGCGATCCGGGCTCGGTGTCCCCGACTCCGGGCTGTCCGACGAGACGTCGCCGGACGGCGCGACCGACACGGCGATCGACGACTGGAGCGACGACGCTGACCCCGACGCTGACGACGCAGACGACGAACCGACCTCGGTGGCGGCGTCGCCGTCCACCGACCCGCCCGACGCCGACGACGAGGCGGACGACTGGACGGTCGACCTCTCCGGTGGATCGAGCCGTTCGCCCACGGGACGACCGAGTTCGACCCGAACGGGCGATTCCGGGGGTTCGACGCCGACTGACGACACCGAGGCCGACACGCCCGGCGACGATGGGTCGGGCCCCAGTCTATCGTCGTCGCCGTCGCCGTCGTCACCCTCTACGCCCGAGCCGAGCCGAACGGACGAGTCCTCGGCCCCGAATCGGGAGCGGTCCGCGGACCGCGAGCGGTCGTTCTCAACGGCGACCCAGCAGGCGCTCGGCGGGGGCACCGCCGAGGCGGGTGGGGAGTTCGACTCGCTGCCGTCGCTGCGGGTGCTCGGACAGCTTCACGACACCTACGTCGTCGCCGAGAGCGACGACGGGCTGGTGTTGATCGACCAGCACGCCGCCGACGAGCGGGTGAACTACGAGCGCCTCCAGCGCGCGTTCGCCGACGGGATGGCGAGTCAGAGCCTCGCCGAACCGGTCGGTCTGGAACTCACCGCCCGCGAGGCCGAACTGTTCGAGCGCTACGTCGACGCGCTCGGCGATATCGGGTTCGAGGCTCATCGGGCGGGTGATCGCACAGTCGAGGTGACGGCCGTGCCGACGGTGTTCTCGACGACGCTCGACCCCGAACTGCTGCGGGACGTGCTCTCGGCGTTCGTCACCCAAGAGGACGGCGGTGCGCCCGTCGAGGACGCCGTCGACGACCTGCTCGCCGACCTCGCGTGTTACCCGTCGGTGACGGGCAACACCTCGCTCACCGAGGGGTCGGTGAGCGACCTGCTGTCGGCGCTGGACGGCTGTGAGAACCCCTACGCCTGCCCGCACGGTCGCCCCGTGATCGTGGCGGTCTCCGGCGAGGAGATCGGGGATCGGTTCGAGCGCGACTATCCGGGGCACGGCGGACGCCGGCACTAG
- the coaBC gene encoding bifunctional phosphopantothenoylcysteine decarboxylase/phosphopantothenate--cysteine ligase CoaBC, with amino-acid sequence MLEGVNVALGVTGSIAAVKVVELAHELRRQGAAVRGVLSEGAQGIVHPWAVEFATAHEPITELTGRVEHVELCGRDGWADVLLIAPCTANTVGKIAAAVDDTPVTTTATTALGADVPVVIAPAMHEPMYDHPGVLDAIETVESWGVEFVDPRIEEGKAKIATEEAIVTETARAAADNPLDGDHVVVTSGATSEPIDPIRVLTNRASGKTGRAIARGCHVLGADVTLVHDGDDVPYADVHQVESAAEMLDAVLDAAEGGADALISAAAISDFTVDAAPEKLKSGEERTLPLTPAPKLIDAVREAHPTLPIVGFKAETAGGHEALVSEARRIQDRSDLAFVVANDASVMGDDETRVLFVRNGGYTEFTGSKTALGLQVAQELAAELGSE; translated from the coding sequence ATGCTCGAAGGCGTCAACGTCGCGCTCGGAGTCACGGGCAGCATCGCCGCCGTGAAAGTCGTGGAGTTGGCCCACGAACTCCGTCGACAGGGTGCGGCGGTGCGTGGTGTCCTCAGCGAGGGCGCACAGGGGATCGTTCACCCGTGGGCCGTCGAGTTCGCCACGGCCCACGAGCCGATCACCGAACTCACGGGCCGGGTCGAACACGTCGAACTCTGTGGCCGCGATGGCTGGGCGGACGTGCTCCTGATCGCCCCCTGCACCGCCAACACCGTCGGGAAGATCGCTGCAGCGGTCGACGACACGCCGGTGACGACGACGGCGACGACCGCCCTCGGCGCGGACGTGCCGGTCGTCATCGCGCCGGCGATGCACGAACCGATGTACGATCACCCGGGCGTGCTGGACGCCATCGAGACCGTCGAGTCGTGGGGCGTCGAGTTCGTCGACCCCCGTATCGAGGAGGGGAAAGCGAAGATCGCCACCGAGGAGGCCATTGTCACCGAAACCGCTCGCGCGGCCGCCGATAACCCCCTCGACGGTGACCACGTCGTCGTCACCTCCGGCGCGACGAGCGAGCCGATCGACCCGATCCGGGTGCTCACCAACCGCGCGTCGGGGAAGACCGGGCGGGCGATCGCCCGGGGCTGCCACGTCCTCGGCGCCGACGTGACGCTGGTCCACGACGGCGACGACGTGCCGTACGCCGACGTACACCAGGTCGAGAGTGCCGCGGAGATGCTCGATGCGGTGCTCGACGCCGCCGAGGGCGGCGCCGACGCGCTGATCTCGGCGGCGGCGATCTCGGACTTCACCGTCGACGCCGCCCCGGAGAAGCTGAAGTCCGGCGAGGAGCGAACCCTCCCTCTGACGCCCGCGCCGAAGCTCATCGACGCCGTCCGTGAGGCCCACCCGACGCTCCCGATCGTCGGGTTCAAAGCCGAGACGGCGGGGGGCCACGAGGCGCTCGTCTCGGAGGCCCGGCGGATTCAGGATCGATCGGACCTCGCGTTCGTCGTCGCCAACGACGCGAGCGTGATGGGCGACGACGAGACGCGGGTGCTGTTCGTCCGGAACGGCGGCTACACGGAGTTCACCGGGAGCAAGACCGCCCTCGGCCTGCAGGTCGCCCAGGAACTGGCGGCGGAGTTGGGGAGCGAATAG
- a CDS encoding NRDE family protein — protein sequence MCTLTLAWQVLDDAPVAVAANRDERRDRPSEPPARINDDPTVIAPRDAEAGGTWLGYNESGLFVGITNRWTDADLAGERSRGLLVRDALEQPSAEAALALVEEEVAEAEYAGFNLVLADADAAYLLEWDGRLLTRELEPGVHVIVNVGASDAPAIPVGEAERGQEQAADAAAVRTELLAHPEESSTEWLDRAKAVLGDHEYGVCVHENGYGTVSAAVLALDADGGVAFEFADGPPCETAFEAVDAADFE from the coding sequence GTGTGTACGCTGACGCTCGCGTGGCAGGTCTTGGACGACGCTCCCGTCGCCGTCGCCGCCAACCGCGACGAACGACGTGACCGGCCCTCCGAGCCACCCGCCCGGATCAACGACGACCCGACCGTGATCGCCCCGCGTGACGCCGAAGCCGGCGGCACGTGGCTGGGATACAACGAGTCGGGGCTGTTCGTGGGGATCACCAACCGCTGGACCGACGCCGACCTCGCCGGCGAGCGCTCCCGGGGGCTGCTCGTCCGTGACGCCCTCGAACAGCCCTCCGCCGAGGCAGCACTGGCACTGGTCGAGGAAGAGGTCGCCGAGGCCGAGTACGCGGGGTTCAACCTCGTGCTCGCCGACGCCGATGCGGCCTACCTGCTGGAGTGGGACGGCCGCCTCCTGACCCGCGAACTGGAGCCGGGCGTCCACGTCATCGTCAACGTCGGCGCCAGCGACGCGCCCGCGATTCCGGTCGGGGAGGCCGAGCGCGGGCAGGAACAGGCCGCCGACGCCGCCGCGGTCCGGACCGAACTCCTCGCCCACCCAGAGGAGAGCAGCACGGAGTGGCTCGACCGCGCGAAGGCGGTTCTCGGAGATCACGAGTACGGCGTCTGTGTCCACGAAAACGGCTACGGGACGGTTTCGGCGGCCGTGCTCGCCCTCGACGCCGACGGCGGGGTCGCCTTCGAGTTCGCCGACGGTCCGCCCTGTGAGACCGCCTTCGAGGCGGTGGACGCCGCCGACTTCGAGTAA
- a CDS encoding Imm49 family immunity protein, with the protein MIDVPLTGEAEAIARQRYEAAQRRCDREASTPDEYARRAQAGVGVGTFALAFDGFEAAHDAFGRAADDYRESVEARIADPAGTDYAAIPLHAWRGTYAALLSADPGRVRAMADTVAMVDQQPEPGVLLDDHPYHYARAVAAAAAGDDEDAREALAGTAPNNEWAESSTAALRSAVEGDRAAFEPALNHLIEAAHERAESGSEMDVRAMVFAPEPTALALIAWQRKMGYDPGSRLVPSAFLWQTLPKLRN; encoded by the coding sequence ATGATCGACGTTCCGCTCACCGGCGAGGCCGAAGCGATCGCACGTCAGCGCTACGAGGCCGCACAGCGCCGCTGCGACCGCGAGGCGTCCACGCCCGACGAGTACGCCCGGCGCGCGCAGGCCGGCGTCGGCGTCGGTACCTTCGCGCTCGCGTTCGACGGCTTCGAGGCCGCCCACGACGCCTTCGGCCGCGCCGCCGACGACTACCGCGAGAGCGTCGAAGCCAGGATCGCCGACCCCGCGGGCACGGACTACGCGGCGATCCCGCTGCACGCCTGGCGCGGCACGTACGCGGCTCTGCTCTCGGCAGATCCCGGCCGCGTCCGCGCGATGGCCGACACCGTCGCGATGGTCGACCAGCAGCCCGAGCCCGGCGTCCTACTCGACGACCACCCGTACCACTACGCCCGAGCGGTCGCCGCCGCGGCCGCCGGCGACGACGAGGACGCCCGCGAGGCGCTGGCCGGGACGGCTCCGAACAACGAGTGGGCCGAATCTTCCACGGCTGCCCTCCGTTCCGCCGTCGAAGGCGACCGAGCGGCGTTCGAGCCTGCGCTGAACCACCTGATCGAGGCCGCCCACGAGCGCGCCGAGAGCGGCAGCGAGATGGACGTGCGAGCGATGGTGTTCGCCCCCGAACCGACGGCGCTGGCGCTGATCGCGTGGCAGCGAAAGATGGGCTACGACCCTGGAAGCCGGCTGGTCCCCTCCGCGTTCCTCTGGCAGACGCTCCCGAAACTCCGGAACTGA
- the thpR gene encoding RNA 2',3'-cyclic phosphodiesterase: MRLFFAIDLPEGLTQPFAALQDDLCGADGLRFTDPTQAHLTMKFLGDVPEEEAGNGERGDGGPTVADAKAAGAAAVDAADLPPFEVEVGGLGAFPSEEYISVVWAGVRDGAADLEALAATLETEATDRGFDAAEKEFTPHVTLARMDDARGKDLVQDYLRNTDPTVGRFRVDELRLERSVLTDEGADYRTVARFPL, translated from the coding sequence ATGCGACTGTTCTTCGCCATCGACCTCCCCGAAGGACTCACGCAGCCGTTCGCCGCCCTGCAGGACGACCTCTGCGGTGCCGACGGACTGCGATTCACCGACCCCACACAGGCCCACCTGACGATGAAGTTCCTCGGCGACGTGCCCGAGGAGGAAGCCGGGAACGGCGAGCGAGGCGACGGCGGCCCGACCGTCGCCGACGCGAAAGCCGCCGGCGCCGCCGCCGTCGATGCGGCTGATCTGCCGCCGTTCGAGGTCGAAGTCGGCGGCCTCGGGGCGTTCCCCTCCGAGGAGTACATCTCGGTGGTGTGGGCCGGCGTCCGCGACGGTGCCGCAGACCTCGAAGCGCTCGCGGCCACACTCGAAACCGAGGCGACCGACCGCGGCTTCGACGCCGCCGAGAAAGAGTTCACACCGCACGTCACCCTCGCGCGGATGGACGACGCGCGCGGGAAGGACCTCGTACAGGACTACCTCCGGAACACCGACCCGACGGTCGGGCGCTTCAGGGTCGACGAACTGCGACTCGAGCGCTCGGTGCTGACCGACGAGGGCGCTGACTACCGGACTGTCGCGCGCTTTCCGCTCTGA
- a CDS encoding tetratricopeptide repeat protein: MSDNPREDRDHQFSEGQGLPDEFEEFDLDPPELKVDPAKVDPVDTRVLSDLLDERNIAKDEVDTDQLIDVGVSYTRINRFEEATETFERAAQFAEDPSKEQEAWVNKGAAHAELEEYDAAIGAYKEAIDIDDDSEHAATAETNLAYALWEFGQSEEALRHAENAVEIDPRFAQAWYNRGFFLLERGLAEDAVDCFENAQRLGMGNAEVLEEKVRALEEVGREEEAEEVRQRAEEMREEAEQQMVEEF; this comes from the coding sequence ATGAGTGATAACCCCCGTGAGGACCGTGACCACCAGTTCTCGGAGGGGCAGGGGCTCCCCGACGAGTTCGAGGAGTTCGACCTCGACCCGCCGGAGCTGAAAGTCGACCCCGCGAAGGTCGACCCCGTGGACACACGGGTGCTGTCGGACCTGCTCGACGAACGAAACATCGCCAAGGACGAGGTCGACACCGACCAACTCATCGACGTCGGCGTCTCCTACACCCGGATCAACCGCTTCGAGGAGGCGACCGAGACGTTCGAGCGCGCCGCCCAGTTCGCCGAGGACCCGAGCAAGGAACAGGAGGCGTGGGTCAACAAGGGCGCCGCCCACGCGGAGCTGGAGGAGTACGACGCCGCCATCGGCGCGTACAAGGAGGCCATCGACATCGACGACGACTCCGAGCACGCCGCCACCGCCGAGACGAACCTCGCCTACGCGCTCTGGGAGTTCGGCCAGAGCGAGGAGGCGCTGCGCCACGCCGAGAACGCCGTCGAAATCGACCCCCGGTTCGCCCAAGCGTGGTACAACCGCGGGTTCTTCCTGCTCGAACGCGGGCTAGCCGAGGACGCCGTCGACTGCTTCGAGAACGCCCAGCGACTCGGGATGGGGAACGCCGAAGTGCTCGAGGAGAAGGTCCGGGCACTGGAGGAGGTCGGCCGCGAGGAGGAAGCCGAGGAGGTGCGACAGCGCGCCGAGGAGATGCGCGAGGAGGCCGAACAGCAGATGGTCGAGGAGTTCTAG
- a CDS encoding DUF424 domain-containing protein, which yields MLLRERQTERGLLVSVCDPGLLGETFESGEISLTVEESFYGGENAVEADADAVVAGLRRASVANLVGEESVGVAVEAGLIDEATVLEVGETRHAQLLQI from the coding sequence ATGCTCCTCCGCGAACGACAGACCGAGCGGGGCCTGCTGGTCTCCGTCTGTGATCCCGGCCTGCTCGGGGAGACGTTCGAGAGCGGCGAGATCTCCCTGACCGTCGAGGAGTCGTTCTACGGGGGCGAGAACGCCGTCGAGGCCGACGCCGACGCCGTCGTCGCCGGGCTTCGACGGGCGTCCGTGGCCAACCTCGTCGGCGAGGAGTCCGTCGGCGTCGCCGTCGAAGCCGGCCTCATCGACGAGGCGACGGTGCTCGAGGTCGGCGAGACCCGCCACGCGCAACTGTTGCAGATATAG
- a CDS encoding aminotransferase class V-fold PLP-dependent enzyme, producing the protein MATSDVSGLDVEAIREDFPILDRKIGGDVTVPGPDEGDDKPLYYLDNAATSHTPRQVVEAMTEYYYEYNSNVHRGIHSLSQEASVAYEQAHDRVAEFIGADGREEIVFTKNTTEAFNLLAYTWGLTELEPGQNVVTTQMEHHASLVTWQQLCEKQGAEVRYVEIDDDGRLDMDDFRAKVDDDTAMVSAVHVSNTLGTVNPVTEITEIAHEHGALSFIDGAQAVPTRPVDVAEIDADFYAFSGHKMLGPTGIGVLYGKRDLLEDLPPFLVGGSMIRRVEFEGATWEDLPWKFEAGTPPIAEAIGLTAAIDYLEDVGMEAIERREWELASYAYERLNEFDDIEIYGPETDRGGLVSFNLEGVHAHDLSSILDDHGVAVRAGDHCTQPLHDVLDVPASTRASFYLYNTTDEIDELIEAVDTARQLFA; encoded by the coding sequence ATGGCTACATCCGACGTGAGCGGCCTCGACGTGGAGGCCATCCGCGAGGACTTCCCGATCCTCGACCGGAAGATCGGCGGTGACGTGACCGTGCCCGGTCCCGACGAGGGCGACGACAAGCCGCTGTACTACCTCGACAACGCCGCGACGAGCCACACCCCCCGGCAGGTCGTGGAGGCGATGACCGAGTACTACTACGAGTACAACTCGAACGTCCACCGCGGCATCCACAGCCTGAGTCAGGAGGCCTCCGTGGCCTACGAACAGGCCCACGACCGAGTCGCCGAGTTCATCGGCGCCGACGGGCGCGAGGAGATCGTCTTCACCAAGAACACCACCGAGGCGTTCAACCTCCTCGCCTACACGTGGGGCCTGACCGAACTCGAGCCCGGCCAGAACGTCGTCACCACGCAGATGGAGCACCACGCCTCGCTGGTGACGTGGCAACAGCTCTGTGAGAAACAGGGTGCGGAGGTCCGCTACGTCGAGATCGACGACGACGGCCGACTAGACATGGACGACTTCCGCGCGAAGGTCGACGACGACACCGCGATGGTGAGTGCGGTCCACGTCTCGAACACGCTCGGCACGGTCAACCCCGTCACCGAGATCACGGAGATCGCTCACGAACACGGCGCGCTCTCGTTTATCGACGGCGCACAGGCGGTGCCGACCCGCCCCGTCGACGTCGCCGAGATCGATGCCGACTTCTACGCCTTCTCGGGCCACAAGATGCTCGGACCGACGGGGATCGGCGTCCTCTACGGCAAGCGCGACCTGCTGGAGGACCTCCCGCCGTTCCTCGTCGGCGGCTCGATGATCCGCCGCGTCGAGTTCGAGGGCGCAACGTGGGAGGACCTGCCCTGGAAGTTCGAGGCCGGAACCCCGCCGATCGCCGAGGCGATCGGCCTGACGGCGGCGATCGACTACCTCGAAGACGTGGGGATGGAAGCGATCGAGCGCCGCGAGTGGGAGCTCGCGAGCTACGCCTACGAGCGGCTGAACGAGTTCGACGACATCGAGATATACGGCCCCGAGACCGACCGCGGGGGGCTGGTGAGCTTCAACCTCGAGGGTGTCCACGCACACGACCTCTCCTCGATCCTCGACGACCACGGCGTCGCCGTCCGCGCCGGCGACCACTGTACCCAGCCGCTGCACGACGTGCTCGACGTGCCGGCGTCGACGCGAGCGTCGTTCTACCTCTACAACACGACCGACGAGATCGACGAACTGATCGAGGCCGTCGACACGGCCCGACAGCTGTTCGCCTGA
- a CDS encoding iron-sulfur cluster assembly scaffold protein: MSGDMYRQQILDHYKNPRNYGELSDPDFSHVGENPSCGDTIQVDVTLADDDDTIEQVSFVGDGCAISQAAASLLTKELPGKSIDELQAMDTDDIVDLLGVDVSPMRIKCAVLARQVAQDGSKIYRGELDADDRTITEE; encoded by the coding sequence ATGAGTGGCGACATGTACCGCCAGCAGATCCTCGACCACTACAAGAACCCGCGCAACTACGGGGAGCTTTCCGACCCCGACTTCTCGCACGTGGGGGAGAACCCCTCGTGTGGCGACACGATCCAGGTCGACGTGACGCTGGCCGACGACGACGACACCATCGAGCAGGTCTCCTTCGTTGGCGACGGCTGTGCGATCTCGCAGGCGGCGGCGTCGCTGTTGACCAAGGAACTCCCCGGCAAGAGCATCGACGAGCTACAGGCGATGGACACCGACGACATCGTCGACCTCCTCGGCGTCGACGTGTCGCCGATGCGGATCAAGTGTGCCGTACTCGCCCGGCAGGTCGCTCAGGACGGCTCGAAGATCTACCGCGGCGAACTCGACGCCGACGACCGCACGATCACCGAGGAGTAG
- a CDS encoding ArsR/SmtB family transcription factor → MAADEIIEVLGHKYNPEILEAASEPKSAQELSDELGVPIATCYRRIEELTEADLLELHDRPLSEEHRRIRVYRRSVEELTVDFRDGLSVEVERRSEVANTLDEVWRRMSADGQR, encoded by the coding sequence ATGGCCGCGGACGAGATCATCGAGGTGCTTGGCCACAAGTACAACCCGGAGATCCTCGAAGCCGCGAGTGAACCCAAGTCCGCACAGGAGCTATCGGACGAACTCGGCGTGCCGATCGCCACCTGCTACCGGCGTATCGAGGAACTCACCGAGGCGGACCTGCTCGAACTCCACGACCGGCCCCTTTCGGAGGAGCACCGCCGGATCAGGGTGTACCGGCGCTCGGTCGAAGAACTCACCGTCGACTTCCGGGACGGCCTGAGCGTTGAGGTCGAGCGGCGTTCCGAGGTCGCCAACACGTTGGACGAGGTCTGGCGTCGAATGTCGGCGGACGGCCAGCGTTAG
- a CDS encoding RAD55 family ATPase gives MVDVTETGVDGLDAILNGGIVENSTVLVSGNPGTGKSIFGIQYLHSGVEEFDEKGIYISFEENAEDIRQAAESIGFDNWGELVENGDIKVYDKSTMLREEDFNTAIDHLLQDFAGTSYDRLVLDSLTMFSLFFDTEKENRTYLLKFSDILKKNGLTSLLINEQGAVFPETEIGLENFLTDGNIYFIQTPTDNGVNRYVWVAKMRKQDINTDIFPMEIGEGGITVYDRAGGFSMMGNEEQPGF, from the coding sequence ATGGTCGATGTCACCGAGACCGGGGTCGACGGCCTCGATGCGATTCTCAACGGGGGCATCGTCGAGAACTCGACGGTGCTGGTGAGTGGCAACCCCGGCACTGGCAAGAGCATCTTCGGGATCCAGTACCTCCACAGCGGCGTCGAGGAGTTCGACGAGAAGGGTATCTACATCTCCTTCGAGGAGAACGCCGAGGACATCCGGCAGGCCGCGGAGTCGATCGGCTTCGACAACTGGGGCGAACTGGTCGAGAACGGTGACATCAAGGTGTACGACAAGTCGACGATGCTCCGCGAGGAGGACTTCAACACCGCCATCGACCACCTGTTACAGGACTTCGCCGGCACCAGCTACGACCGGTTGGTGCTCGACTCGCTGACGATGTTCAGCCTCTTTTTCGACACCGAGAAGGAGAACCGGACCTACCTCCTGAAGTTCTCGGACATCCTCAAGAAGAACGGGCTGACCTCCCTGCTGATCAACGAACAGGGCGCCGTCTTCCCCGAGACCGAGATCGGCCTGGAGAACTTCCTGACCGATGGCAACATCTACTTCATCCAGACGCCGACCGACAACGGCGTGAACCGCTACGTCTGGGTGGCGAAGATGCGCAAACAGGACATCAACACCGACATCTTCCCCATGGAGATCGGCGAGGGCGGGATCACCGTCTACGACCGCGCCGGCGGCTTCTCGATGATGGGCAACGAAGAACAGCCCGGCTTCTAA